The sequence CGCGTGCGCCGCGGCCGGGCCCGACGAGCCGGCCGACCCAGGACGGGCCGGCACGGGACAGGCCGGGACGGGACAGGCCGACGCCGGACAGGCCGACGCCGGAATGGGCTTCACACCGCTGCCTCGTACGCGTCGCTGACGCCGTACCGCTTGCGCAGCTGCTCCCCCAGGCGGCGCAGCGCGCGGCCGCGCAGCGGGCCCACCGAGCCGCGGGCGATGCCGAGCCGACGGCTGACCTCGTCGTACCCCGGGGCCGGATCCGCGCTCAGCAGGGCCAGGAGCCGCTGGTCCCGCTCGGGCAACTCCGCGAGCGCCGAAAGGACCTCGGCGCTGCGTTCCCGGCTGAGCAGGGCGTCCTCCGGCCCCGGGTGGGCGGTGGCGGGCGATTCCAGGCTTCCCGTGTCGCCCACCGGAACGTAGCGTCCCGCGCGTTCGTACTGCTTGAGGCTCTCCCGGCGCGCGCAGGTGGTGAGCCAGGCCGGGAACCGCTCCGGCGTGTGCATCCGGGGCAGGCTCTGGTACACCCGCATCCAGGTCAGCTGGAAGACCTCTTCGCAGTCGGCCTGGCTGAGCCGGTGCGAGCGGGCCACCGTCCACACCACCGGGGCGTAGCGCTCCACGAGCGCCTCCCACGCCTGCTGGGAACCGGACAGGCACGCGGCGACCAGCTCACCGGGGCCAAGAGCTCCGGCGGCCGCGTCCGCCGGGCGCATTCGCGTCGAAGACATGGGTTCCTTCCTGGGGGTGCGGGGCAGTTGCGCGAACGGGTGGCGGGCGCCCGCGCGGACACCGGTGTGTCGGCGCGGGCGCCCTGCCGGGTGCCGGTCAGCCGAGGGGGTCGGCCGTGTCGAGGACGGCGCAGCCCACCAGGCCGTCCCCGGACAGCGAGGTGACGACCGCGGTGCCGCCGTGCGTGCGGCCCTCGCGCTGCCACAGGCCCAGGACCGCGGCGATCTGCAGGACCCCGTCGGCGCTGAAGCACTCACCGACGGTTTCCTTGACGCGCACGACCTGCTCGGGCAGCGCTCCGCCCAGAGCCAGCTCCACGGCGCGTTCCTCCACCCGCTCCAGGCCGGTCCGGCCGGTGCTTCCCAGGGAGACCGTGGTCACGTCGGCCGGGTCCTTGCCGCTGCGTCGCAGCGCCGCGCCGACCACCGCCGCGAGCCCCTCGGCGAGGCCGTCGCGCGGTGCGAAGCCGCTCTCGCACGCCAGGACCCGTGCGAGCGCGGCCCGGCCGGCGGCGCTCGCCGCGGCCTGCGGCTCCACCACGAGCACCGCGGCGCCCTCGCCCACGGGGGCCTCGGGTTCGAGCGCCCCCGACCGGTGCCAGCCCCAGGCGGCCTGCGCGCTGAACTCCTCCACGCCGCCCACCAGGAGACGGTCGGCGTGCCCTTGGCGCAGTGCGTTGCGGGCGTAGCGCAGTGCCTGGACCCCGGCCAGGTGACCGCCGGCCAGCGTGGCGTTCACCCCTTGCAATCCGTGCCGGATGGCGATCTGGCCGGCCGCGCAGTTCATCACGGTGTTGGGGAACAGACTGGGGTTCACCAGGTACGGGCGCTCCTGGCGCAGGGTCTCCATCGAGTACTCGCTGGAGCTGCGGATGCTCCCCATGCTGGTGCCGAGCACGACCCCGGTGCGCTCCCCCATCGGCCCCGGCTGCGAGTCGAGCGCCAACCGGCACGCGACGAGACCCAGTTGCGTGGTCCGGTCGAGATGACGTACGCCCTTGCGGCCGATCAGTTCGGCCGTCCGCAGATCGGGTACGGTCCGCACCGGCCGCGGCGGCGGGGTCTCCTCGCCGGGAACCTCCTCGGCATGTCCCACGAGGCCTTCCGCCAAGGCCCGCCCCAGGGCTTCGAGCCCGAGCCCGGCGGGCGTCGCCACGCCGACCGCGGTGATGGCGAGCGGCTGCACGGCGACGGCGGGGCGGTCCGCGGCCGTTTCGGCGATGGCGGTGCTCATGAGGCCCTTCCGAGAATGGTGATGGCGTTGTTGCCGCCGAAGGCGAACCCGTGGTTCTGCACGACCCGCGGCCTGGCGGGGCGGGCCGCGCCCGCCACCGGATCGACCCCCGGGCCCAGCGCGGGGTCGACCCGTTCGACACCGGCGGTGGGCGGCAGGAAGCCCTCGTACAGGGCCATGCAGCAGATCAGCGCACCGAAGCCGCTGGCCGCGCCCATGGTGTGGCCGATCATCGACTTGATCGAGCTGATCGGCGGGATCCGGTCGCCGAAGACCTCGCGGGCGGCGGCCACCTCCGTCGCGTCGTTGGTCCGCGTGCCGGTGCCGTGGGCGCAGATGTAGTCGATGTCCTCGGGTGTGACGCCCGCGCTGCGGTGCGCCGACCGGATGCACGCGGCGATGCTGGTCGGGTCCGGGTGCACCATGTGCTTGGCGTCGCAGTTGACGCTGTAGCCGAGCACCTCGGCGTAGATGCGCGCGCCCCGGGCGACGGCGCGATCGTACGGCTCCACGAGCAGGGCGACCCCGCCCTCCGCGGTGAGGATGCCCGAGCGGTCGGCGTCGAAGGGCCGGCAGATCTCCTCGGCGAGGGCGCCGAGGCGGTAGAACCCGGCGTGCGCCCAACGGTTCAACGAGTCGGCGCCGCCGGCGAGCATGTAGTCGGCCTCGCCGCTCGCCACCATGTCGTAGGCGTAGCCGAGCGCGTAGTTGCTGGCCGAGCAGGCGGTGGCCAGAGTCAGCGCCTCCCCCGACAGTCCGAGCTCGCTGTTGACGGCCGCGGCGATC comes from Streptomyces virginiae and encodes:
- a CDS encoding beta-ketoacyl synthase N-terminal-like domain-containing protein, translated to MSTAIAETAADRPAVAVQPLAITAVGVATPAGLGLEALGRALAEGLVGHAEEVPGEETPPPRPVRTVPDLRTAELIGRKGVRHLDRTTQLGLVACRLALDSQPGPMGERTGVVLGTSMGSIRSSSEYSMETLRQERPYLVNPSLFPNTVMNCAAGQIAIRHGLQGVNATLAGGHLAGVQALRYARNALRQGHADRLLVGGVEEFSAQAAWGWHRSGALEPEAPVGEGAAVLVVEPQAAASAAGRAALARVLACESGFAPRDGLAEGLAAVVGAALRRSGKDPADVTTVSLGSTGRTGLERVEERAVELALGGALPEQVVRVKETVGECFSADGVLQIAAVLGLWQREGRTHGGTAVVTSLSGDGLVGCAVLDTADPLG
- a CDS encoding beta-ketoacyl-[acyl-carrier-protein] synthase family protein, which gives rise to MPEPGARRVVITGLGAVSSAGIGVADFTASIKAGRRTTSPIAGFDTTGFPHTHAGEVHDFEPAAWLRRIEPERWGRSAQFAASAARLAVADADLTESALAAARSGSVMGTTSGESAVIEELVSAWAADGLKSLGADRVGAVPAGRIAAAVNSELGLSGEALTLATACSASNYALGYAYDMVASGEADYMLAGGADSLNRWAHAGFYRLGALAEEICRPFDADRSGILTAEGGVALLVEPYDRAVARGARIYAEVLGYSVNCDAKHMVHPDPTSIAACIRSAHRSAGVTPEDIDYICAHGTGTRTNDATEVAAAREVFGDRIPPISSIKSMIGHTMGAASGFGALICCMALYEGFLPPTAGVERVDPALGPGVDPVAGAARPARPRVVQNHGFAFGGNNAITILGRAS
- a CDS encoding RNA polymerase sigma factor encodes the protein MSSTRMRPADAAAGALGPGELVAACLSGSQQAWEALVERYAPVVWTVARSHRLSQADCEEVFQLTWMRVYQSLPRMHTPERFPAWLTTCARRESLKQYERAGRYVPVGDTGSLESPATAHPGPEDALLSRERSAEVLSALAELPERDQRLLALLSADPAPGYDEVSRRLGIARGSVGPLRGRALRRLGEQLRKRYGVSDAYEAAV